The sequence actacttgcttacattttcatatcgactttaccgcacattcactgtgagttatagctccctttttactttaactatttttgggactgagaatacatgcgctttttatgttttacatactagacacgagtactttaactttatatatgtgtgggtgacataacggcacaaattttccccttagctcggtaacgtttaactattggtttatgaaccggtagacgcgagtcttagatatggatccatagggtttgacatccccactcgggctagtcgcgctagcatttaacgggtgtttaatacttagtctgttttaacgcactcgccaagtgtacttttagggggtgatacattattttacgttaagttagttaccaagtgcccacggttaagcatatatttttcatactgttttgaatacgaaatctcgtggtctacattacattatggattacaataaaactatagctcaccaacattcatgttgacctttttagcatgttttattctcaggtaactaagacgcTTATTGCCTCCGCTATATTAGACTtgatgtgttagacttccgctgcattgtttatagACGTCTAAATCATGGAATTTTTACCTTTCATTCattacttatgttacatttgaactatGATTTTGTAATAACCTTAGTGTCACGTACTATTTTTaaatgctttctattcatagaagcatgttACTCTTGTTAAACATTTGTCGTTGGTAAAACGTTatctctttttatgaatgcaaactttgttttaaaacagcatatagtgtaataccgtgtaatggacatgttgttgatgatccgtaccattGATTTTTGTAATTTATGGAGTATTTGTTTTTTTATATGGTAAATAAAATTACCCCCATGCTCCGCAATATATTCGCTAAATCAAAAAGCATATATGGATACAAATCGCCGTCCTCAAATATCTCCCTTTTCCCAAATAAAATTAAAACCCTAGAAAATTTAAATGAATTGCATTCCTTTTCTTACTCTCTTTTAACAAAGAATTCAAATTTATCTCCTCAAAAAATAGTTTCATTCATCTTCTACACAATCTTTTAATGGATCTTTTCATCTACTCTAAGCTTCATCACAAGTCTTTtcaagcaaactttattattattattattattattatcagttattattattataattataattataattataattataataataattattataatattaatattcaaatatggattctctttacgggattaattgcgttacatatgtatgtgaaaatacatgtctctatatgtttgtaaaaacaacgacaagtttcttggtCAGAATTTGTGCTTTTACGAGTCATTAATTTAAacaactttagcatttacattcacttaattcctaaaacatatcattaaactgtttcgtttaaccaaacccgtagtttcacgggtcatttcactagttttgtTATACTGGCCTAACATAGCCGATTTTGTATGATCCTTGTATGGCGTATAAAATACCGATTGAACATATGAATGAAATCATCCagcattgttttttttttttgggacagcGATTGGGATCTCCTGAGGAGGACTAAACCACTCGTTGCGAACTATACTTTAAGTCTCTTAATTAATCATGTTGATATTATATTTCTTCTCAACAATTATTTAGATACAAACTGAACTCGCATAATTACTTTTGAAAAGAACATGATAGATTTATTACGTAATGTCATTATCATTTGTATTGTACTACTTAAGGAAGTAGATTTTTTAAGTTGAAAAGAACATGATAGATTTATTACGTAATGATAATTAATTTTTTAAGTTGAAAAGAACAAGATAGATTTATTACGTAATGCCATTATCATTTGTATTGTGCTACTTAAGGAATTAGATTTTTTAAGTTGTCATTGTAGTTTTGTCACAACTTATAGACCTACACTTGCTACGTCGACGACAAAGAAACCTTTGTTAAACTCAGTTAACTTTTAATAGACCTACAATTGCAAGATTTATTTTGTCGATTACACTGCAAGATTTACTATGTGGATTACAATTCATGAATGGGTCAATGTCAAAATTGATCAAACTTTCTAAAATAAATTTGAATTAAAATTCTAGAATATTTAAACAAAATGCATTAGTGCATTGTTAGTGGATCAAGCATCGGTAAATTTGAGTAATTTGGGATCTTCATTCGCATTTGTAGAAACCACCTGTGTGAAAAGCAGGCGTTATCTTCTTCACCGGATTTTGTGGTGTCTTCAAATCGTTCGTTTGCGTCTCCGATTTCGAGTGATTCGGTTACTGTTGATCTTCCTGAGATCGTTGTGCAGAAGGCCGTTGATGTTCCGGCTGTGGTGGGAGGCTTATCTAGCCCATCTGGTAGTGTCGGGCCTAATCGTGTTTTTGGTCTGGGCTCACAAAATAATGGTGGGTTTGTTCCTGTTTCGGATTGTGTGGCGAGTGCTAGCTTGGGCCCCGAGGCCCTTTCAGGTGTGGAATGTAATGGTTTTCAAGTTAACAAAAATAAGGTGCTGTTATCTAAGGATAGAGTTAGTGCAAATGTTGATGGAGATTTCTGTGTGAGTTTCGATTTTTGTGTGAGTTCCGATCTGTACAACGTTCATTATTCCGAAATTGATAGGACACTTGAAGGTCAAGGTTTTGTCAACAAAAAACGAAAACTGAATGAGATTGTGAATGAGGGTTCGGGGCCGGTGAACGGGTTGGATTCAAGTGGTATTATAGGTTCGGGTATAAACGTCTCTAGCTCGGGGAGAAAGAATTCTTATGCGGCTTGTTTGTTGGACAATTTGGCGAATGTGGCTACAACCAATAGTGTGGGTAGGAAATTTTGTATTTGCACTAATGTAGCGTGCAAAGGTTTTTGTCGTGAGTGGGTTAAACCTTCGAGCAAATGGCGTGATCCCGAGGTGAAGCTATTTGGACCGAAAGGCAAGACGAAAGAAAAGGCTAAGAAAAAGGTTGCTTCGGGAGACTCGTTTGGTTTATGGGACAACAATGAAGATGACAAAGATGGGATTGCGATTCAAAATGCGTTCAAAGCTGCTCCGAAAAGTCGGGTCTTGTAAGTAGTCGTACGTGTGATCGGGTTCGAGTCGGTCGGAGGTGAAAGGTGGTTTTTTTTATGAGTATAGGAAGCATGGATTGAGTCCACTTTCTTCGGCTTTTATTGGTGGTGACGGGGTAGGAAGTGACTCGTCTTTCTCTTTCAAGGCTTGCATGGATATTGGTGTCGACAACAATAACAAGTGTAATTTGATCCCTGTGTCGTGTCCTTCTGTTACGGTAGAAGATGATGGTGCCGGTTAGGGGGTTTGTCATCTTGTATCGTGTTTAGTTAACTTGTTCCTTTTGACGTTTTTTGTATGTTTCTGAGCGTTTCTTGGTTCATGGCTCGGCTCGAGTCTAGTTAGCTTATGTTCGGCTAGGTCGGTTAGGCTTTGTTTTCTTTCTCGAGCCTCATCTGATTTTCGGTTTTTGTTGGATCTTGtatttttctttttctcttttcgagAAAAAGATTTGTTATCTATATAGTTTTGTTTTTTGGAAAATAAAAATTAAACAATATGAACTTATTTTAGACAGTTATATTAAGTTTATAGTTTTCTTCTAAAGTATgtaattttaaaatgtattttttttaatgTATAAAAAGTATAACCCGATTAATTTCCCGACTCCTAAAATCCCGACTGGTTACCCTCCAAATCGAATAGAAAATTTTGCAACCTTTCATTATATTCGATAAAGTTAACATCTTTGATACTTAAAGAGGTTATTAATGAGTGAAGATAAGCCGTGGTTATATATAAAGACAAACAAACTAAAATGAACTTATTTTAGACAATTATATTGAAGTTTATAGTTTTCTTCTAAAAGATgtaattttaaaatgtatttttttaaTGTATAAAAAGTATAACCCGATTAATTTCCCGACTCCTAAAATCCCAACCAATTACCCTCCAAATCGAATAGAAAATTTTGCAACCTTTCATTATATTCAATAAAGTTAAACATCTTTGATACTTAAAAGGTTATTAATGAGTAAAGATAAGCAGTGGTTTTTTTTCCGGGTTGTTAACGGAGGCTCGTTCATAGATAGTTTTTGTTTTAGATACTTTCTAGGCGCTTCCGAGTCCCCCGTTTCTTTTGTAGTTGAGGGCGTTTATCTAAAAAAGAAACTAACTTCAGTAAATGTTACTGCATTGCATACCAGTATTTATGAAGTTGAAATATAATAGCATTTGGCAACAGATCATTTAACTCATCAACAAGTCTAAATATCTTAAAGATAACATTAAAATAGCCAAACTAAATCCCATCaaataacaagtttgatttctgaaCAATCAGTCATGCAAAGTTCCCAAAATGTCTTCATCCCTAAATAAATGATACCTGCACCAAAAAAGACCAACTCAATGAGTATCAGTTTCAAGGTGAAGAATTTCAATAATACTTGCAAAAACACTActgaataatcataataatcactaCTGATAAAAGAAGACATAAaaccattattaattattaaaaacaaAATCCCTCAAATAACATGTAGAAAAGGCATACTTCACTAAAAGACCGAAAAAGGCATGTTCGAGTAAAATATGTAATGGCGTTTGGAGGCGGGAATGAGAATGATGATTTGAACATGAGATCGAATGAAAAGCAAAACAAAGGCGTTCTAGCTTTCACACCGATCCAAATTCAAAAGCACAAGACCCGTACTATGATACCATCATCTAAGTTCACTCCACAAATTAATCTAATAAATATGTGAAATTAAAAATAGATTTGATGTGAAGGGCAGATGAATGTTAGGGCACCCTACAGAAAACCTGTAAGTATTTCAGAGCCATTGATGCAAGGCACTCCCCTATCTTTGACATTCATGCCcatttcatataataataataccaataaaatGCACAAACCGAATTAATAAATCAGTTTATTTGAGTAATAAAGTTaacaaaaagtaaaaaaaaaaaaatatactattACACTTCTTTAGACAAATGCTATTATATGATCCATTTATATATAACCACCATAATTATCATTATGCAGTTCACATACAATACTGGTGAGCACTCACCTTAACTTTCAAATAAATACAGTTCTCAGAATACATATATTCCATTATAACTAAGATAAATAGTGTAACTAAATCAAAATAAAATACTAAGTAAAAATGTTCTAATATGTCCTATAAGGCTATATAAATCAAACAAGTCAATTACAAGTAGTATTAATAATTTCAATAAATACAGTTTCATATACAGCTAGTACAAACGAGTAAATTAAACTTTAagataattgtaattgtaataataACTGATAAGAtaagaaaagtaaaaaaaaaaaaaaacttactgtTTTTCACCAAGTTTAACTTCAGTACCACCATATTCAGGCAACAAAACTGTATCACCTTCCTTAACACCAACCGGAATCGTATTCCCAGATTTATCACGAGTTCCCGGTCCCACAGCAACAACTTTACCAGAATTCAACTGCAAATCCatacaatcaatcaatcaatcaatcgatAGACATGACTAACCAATTACAGATCCACACAAAttgaattaaataaaaattaaagaaATTACCTTGGATGATTTCTCAGGTAGAAGAATACCGGCGGTGGTTTTAGACGGAGGAACAAGTTTCTCAACCAATACTCTGTTGAGACATGGAATTAAACGTTTCGCCATTAATTTAATAGAAGAAGATATATCAATtgattggttgatgaaatgtgaagTGAAAAGGGGTTTTCACGAGATTTAAACAGGGTTTGATACGGTGGTGGAAGGTTCTAGGGCTTTTAGGTTTTAATTTTTAGGGTTTTAAGGGTTTTCGGTTTCCGGCGCCGCACACGTTGTGGACCAGTCTGCTTATCTTTTAGAGCACTGGGCCTATTAAAGTTAAGCCCATTTGTGAGGACtccattattattttttaatacgtACTATTTTTCTTTTTGAAAGTAAACGTAATAACGTATAACTGatctaaatctaaatctaaatatCAATAAATACAACAGCTAAAATGGGAAAAATCCAAACTTAGGCACATAAGTGACTAAACATCGAAAATTAAACTAACGAGCCCACCAACTGAGTGAAAACACAGTTTACTAAGAATCGAAACAAATTAAAACAAGTCAAACAAAAGACACTTAACTACCGATTGCACTaaaggaaaagaaaaataaaagagaTAATAAATTTACATGAGAGTTCATATTTTTTGGAGACGGATGGAGTAATAAATTTACATGAAAGTCTATATTTAATCTTTACGTAAAAGATGACATGATATATATCTTTTTATTTctgaaaaaataaatataataataataaataaaaaaataaaaataacaagatTAAGTAAATACAGAGTAATTTTGTTAGCATTACCAATTGCAAAATCAAATCAACTTTTATTAAGTTGTTGAAACTATAAGTTATAAACTTATCTAGTGTTAAATATTTAATCTTCTAACAAAAGATAACATAATATAATACCTCTCTTCATTTTAATTTAAAAATGAACTATTAATATGAAACGGAGTGTAGTTTTTAATATACaactttaatttaaataaaaaatagCAATAGCATAGATATATTTGTGATAAGCATCAAGCTGCTGAAGTGCCTGTTTTGAGTCCGATTTTTCGTTCAGACGACATTATTGCTCATGTGATTGTGGATCGCACTGTTTCTGCTCCAATTGATGCTTCTGTTGAAGTATCAAATGTGATGTCTAACCCCCAGCATGTTGCAAATAATAATGTGTCAAAAAATATTAAAGTTAAACATGTAAATGAAGACAACATCACTTTTGCGGAAAGGTTGATTCGTTTGAAGAAGGAGAGGATGAAAAAGAAGGAAGAATTGAAGGCTAAGCGTTCGGGTAGAGACATGAAGGATACAAATGTGGTTGTTAATTCTATTGCGGAGTCGATTGATAATGGGTTTACGCTTAGGGATGAAGAGGAGTCGGTCAAGTCGTTTGATGATGGTAACGAGCTCGAACCTCGAGAAGGAGAAGATCTTGGAGTGTCCGACAATAATGGTACCAGTGGTGATGGTGTAAAACTGAATCGAAACATTGGCTTTTTTGAGGGCCTTAAGGAGGAAGGTTGGCTACCCCCTTCCGTGCCGGGTATTAGGATTGGTAGCGCTACGACAAAGGTTTCGTCTTATGCGATTGAAAATCGGTCAAAGAAGAAATTTGTTCGATTTGGAGTGATTGTTAAGCCGATCACAAAGACACGAAAAGGTAAAGCGGTTGTCGGGTAGATGTGATCGGTTTGTTGTTGAGTTAGTTGTTTTTAGAGTGTTTTTTTCCCTTATTTGTTTAGATAGTGTTAATTTGGACTTGTATTTGTTTGTGTTCCGGGTTCGTTTTGTAATCCAGTTGCTCAAGGCTCGGTTTTAGTTAGCTTTTGATTCTTGTTTAGTGTTAGGGTTCGTTTACTGCTTTCGAGCCTTGAGGTAGTTTTGGTTCTTTTGTATCTGTGTTCGTCTTTTCATTTATTGATGAAAAGACTTAGTTTTAATGTTTTCgttttttttgtcaaaaaaaaaaaaatagcatagatatagatagatatatatattatatataaaagatTCAAACATTAGTTATATAGAGAGATCATCGAACTTCTAACAAATGGTGGTCGTGCCGGAGTGGTTATCGGGCATTACTAGAAATCATGTGGGCTTTGCCCGCGCAGGTTCGAATCCTGCCGACCACGCTATTGTAATTTTAATTCGTTTAGTACACAACCTTTTACAGCTTCTAATTTTTTGGTGAATTAATGATTTATCAAATTTTTTGGTAGAATTAATGATTTATCAAATTTATCAAATTAGCTCCGAGAAGCTTACTATATTATATGTTTGCGATTATACTATTttcatttaaatttatatttttagtttcTTTGAGGGTCATTATTTCTGGTCATGTTATGAGTTTTATTAGTAACTCATTATTCTCTGACTGTTTCCAATCCATTCATGGTCATCGCTAAAAATTCGTCTCAAATGGGATTCGAACTCGAAACTTATTGCAAGAAACTCAGGGTCCCAACCACTGAACTATCTAGTGATGGGTTTTAAGTGTATTGTAATTGTAGTTTAAAGAATACGGAGTCATGATGGAATGATGAATTAAACAGTAAACACATGACGGTTTTTGCTGTTTAAGCTATTTGAAGGAGGGCACATTATCCCTATACACTATACACAGGGACGGAGTATGCGAGGGGCAGGGGTGGGCCCTGGCCACCCCACAAAAATTTGGACTATGTAGTAATAATTTTATTTTTAAGTGTTCATTATGAAAATTTATAATTGGGCCATCCCAAGTAATTCCAACACGACTCTTGAATATTTAGGGGTTTGAAAAAAttgattttttagtttactttctTGTCTTCATCCCAAGTTCCCAAATCCCAACCTACCTTTCTTTTTGTTGCTTTTCCTTTTCTTAATCTACTAGATGGATGGAGATCAAGTTCCATCCACTCCAAAAGGTATATTTCgaatttattagttattattatttattatactacattatataattcattatatatatttatatacttaatacttatcaaatagtatatgTATATCAGTATATGTTGAAGTGAGTCGAACAGCTCAACAGCCCCCTTTAATCCTTTTATATAATTGATTTAgccatttttattaattatatatttatatttatatttatattgttattaataatatgaaattttgGTATCTTTAGTTTTCTTAAGTCTTGTTTTCTAgtgatatgtttgattgtttggttTTTGATGTATTTGTAAAATGGACACTGTACTAGTCGTGAGATGAATAACTTTGGACTCATTACACTTTGTTTAATTGAATGGTTAATTAAACTCCTAGAATAATTATGTGTTGATTTTTTTTGCAGTAGCTAGAAATTCACAACCGAAAAAAATAACttcattttttaaaagacaatccaGCGACATAACAAATGATGCAAATCAAGAGAATAAACGTTCCAAGTTTCCGCGGAACAACTAAATGAGCATCCTACTGAAACTCAAAGGCCAAATAATGTTGAAGTGAATCCTAATTTCTTAGAAAGAGATCCCGGAAAAAGACAACCAATTTGGAAGTACCCACCGAATCAGAAAGAACAAGTAAGACGGGATTATTTAAGCGTCGGACCTTTTCAAGTTCGTTTGAATGTGTATCCTGGCAAAGGTATAGAGAAACACACTCGTGGATTCCAATACTCATGGTTCGGTATTTTTCAGAATTGGTTAGAGAATTCTCCGACAACAGATTCTGCATATTGTTTCATTTGTTACTTATTCAGTGACAAACCAAATGTTCGAAATGGTTCAAATGCTTTTACCGTTAAAGGATTCAACAAGTGTAAAAAAGTTAATAATGGGAATAATTGTCCttttttaaagcatattggtagTTCCCAACATAAAGATGCCCTTATATCTTGTGAGAATCTGTTGAACCAGAAAGCGCACATTCAAAATGTCATTGAAAAGAGAAGTGCCGAGGGTGTTTTGAAGAACCGTATACGATTGAAAGCTTCGGTGAATGTAACTCGTTGGTTGACATTCCAAGCTTATGCTTTTCGAGGGAATGATGAAACAGCTGAATCAAATAATCGTGGTAATTTTATCGAGTTGTTAAAACTTCTAGCTTCATATAATGATGATGTTGCGAAAGTCGTGCTAGAGAATGCTCCTTATAACTCAAAGTTTACTTCAGGTGATATTCAAAAAGAAATATTGAGTATTATTACAAGTAAGGTTCGAAAACACATTCAGAATGAAGTTGGTGATTCTTACTTTTGTGTTatgtgaaatgttccgttcatatcgattataaacgttccatattaattgatttcgttgcgaggttttgacctctatatgagacatttttcaaagactgcattcgtttttaaaacaaaccataacctttattttatcgacaaggttaaaaggactccacctagattatcaaaaaatgataatctaaaaatatcacacttacacactaccaatatatattggtttacaatattaatatgttacaacaaagtaattctcgaatacagttttaaacaatattatacaagcatgctgacaccaaatcttgtccatattttagcatgcaaaatcgaaaactcttaataatcacctgagaataaacatgctttaaacgtcaacaaaaatgttgatgagttataggtttaacttatatatttatcaaatcgtaataatggaccacaagatttcatatttaaatatacatcccatacatagagataaaaatcattcatatggtgaacacctggtatccgacattaacaagatgcatataagaatatcccctatcattccaggaaatccttcggacatgataaaaacgaattcgaagtactaaagcatccggtactttggatggggttcgttaggcccaatagatctatctttaggattcgcgtcaattagtagatcggtttactaattcttaggctaccaagcaaaagggacatattcggcttcgatcattcacccatataatgtagtttcaattacttgtgtctatttcgtaaaacatttataaaactgcatgtattctcatcccaaaaatattagattttaaaagtgagactataactcactttcacagatttttacttcgtcgggaagtaaggcttggccactggtcgattcacgaacctataacaaatatgtacatatatatcaaagtatgttcaaaatatatttacaacatttttaatacgttttaatgttttaagtttattaagtcagctgtcctcgttagtaacctataactagttgtccacagttagatgtacagaaataaatcgatatatattatcttgaatcaatccacgacccagtgtatacacgtctcaggctagatcactactcaaagtatatatatttttggaatcaacctcaaccctgtatagctaactcaaacattactgcatatagagtgtctatggttgttccaaataatatatatacatgggtcgatatgatatgtcaaaacatttgcatacgtgtctatggtatcccaagattacataatataatagaatacatgtataatacaatataagttagctaggatatgattaatatagatttgttaccaattttcacgtagctacaacaagcaaaattatccaatcttgttttacctataacttcttcgttttaaatccattttgagtgattcaagttgctatggttttatattgaacttaagtttatgaatataaagagaaaaagtataagtttatagtcggga comes from Rutidosis leptorrhynchoides isolate AG116_Rl617_1_P2 chromosome 4, CSIRO_AGI_Rlap_v1, whole genome shotgun sequence and encodes:
- the LOC139844193 gene encoding 10 kDa chaperonin, mitochondrial-like → MAKRLIPCLNRVLVEKLVPPSKTTAGILLPEKSSKLNSGKVVAVGPGTRDKSGNTIPVGVKEGDTVLLPEYGGTEVKLGEKQYHLFRDEDILGTLHD
- the LOC139840871 gene encoding uncharacterized protein, which encodes MDGDQVPSTPKERDPGKRQPIWKYPPNQKEQVRRDYLSVGPFQVRLNVYPGKGIEKHTRGFQYSWFGIFQNWLENSPTTDSAYCFICYLFSDKPNVRNGSNAFTVKGFNKCKKVNNGNNCPFLKHIGSSQHKDALISCENLLNQKAHIQNVIEKRSAEGVLKNRIRLKASVNVTRWLTFQAYAFRGNDETAESNNRGNFIELLKLLASYNDDVAKVVLENAPYNSKFTSGDIQKEILSIITSKVRKHIQNEVGDSYFCVM